Proteins from one Bombus pyrosoma isolate SC7728 linkage group LG16, ASM1482585v1, whole genome shotgun sequence genomic window:
- the LOC122576641 gene encoding uncharacterized protein LOC122576641 encodes MCKSRRYNKISNKIVNINEDCSEDTSEKDQYELGQSETDIESSEYIESGEIERFSDNEEETSLEVCRNKKRTRILSSSDSEDERTSIPSTSQNVMDEIKIAIDETQWIKLKAGGSRGRTPVRMIFKDIARSTGYAKRNIMSDCVTSAFELIIGRHIMEHIKDCTETEAHRVLKKDWTITVAELLIHMRRDH; translated from the coding sequence ATGTGTAAATCCAGGAGATATAATaagatatcgaataaaattgtcaaCATCAATGAAGATTGTTCTGAGGATACCTCTGAAAAAGATCAGTATGAGTTAGGCCAAAGCGAAACTGACATTGAAAGTTCTGAATACATTGAAAGTGGTGAGATAGAAAGATTTTCGGATAATGAAGAGGAAACATCCCTGGAAGTGTGTCGTAACAAGAAAAGGACGCGTATTCTTTCTAGTTCTGACTCCGAGGATGAAAGAACGAGCATTCCAAGCACATCCCAAAATGTAatggatgaaattaaaattgcaattgaCGAGACACAGTGGATAAAACTGAAAGCAGGGGGATCTAGGGGTAGGACGCCCGTTCGTATGATATTCAAGGATATCGCAAGGTCTACTGGTTATgctaagagaaatattatgtCGGATTGTGTAACTAGTGCTTTCGAATTGATAATTGGCAGACACATAATGGAACACATAAAAGATTGCACTGAAACCGAGGCGCATCGAGTTTTGAAAAAAGACTGGACAATAACAGTTGCTGAGTTACTTATACATATGAGGCGAGATCATTGA